The proteins below come from a single Bactrocera tryoni isolate S06 unplaced genomic scaffold, CSIRO_BtryS06_freeze2 scaffold_25, whole genome shotgun sequence genomic window:
- the LOC120780938 gene encoding piggyBac transposable element-derived protein 1-like, with translation MGVNRFCSILRFLRFDDNNTRATRLLTDKAAPISELWTMMNNNLAAHYKPSSCLTIDEQLFPYRGRTRFTQYIPSKPAKYGVKVLWICDATNAYPLHGEIYTGQAETGRETNQGERVVKDLSAKYQGSGRNITMDNLFTTLPVAERLLTWKLMIVGTLRKNKSYIPQEMKQNKNRTIGSTTFGFKNNVTMCSYVPKKNKAVILLSTMHNDAEIADSGKPEIIEYYNRTKGGVDRMDQMFAEYPTQRQTKRWPLAMFFNMLDITALAAYIVYDLNNPLLPWRTNNKRKQILRSLAEALCVPIIEARAINRQVTRNLSTKIAIEAYFNRPVESMVSTAASTSAAARTPKPVYGSCYLLRTRGKTP, from the coding sequence ATGGGAGTCAACCGTTTCTGTTCGATATTGCGGTTCCTAAGATTTGACGATAACAACACTCGTGCAACACGCTTACTAACTGATAAAGCAGCACCGATCAGTGAGTTGTGGACGATGATGAACAATAATCTTGCTGCACATTACAAGCCCAGCTCATGCTTGACGATTGATGAACAATTATTTCCTTACCGTGGACGCACACGGTTTACGCAGTACATACCGTCAAAACCTGCTAAATATGGTGTCAAGGTTTTGTGGATTTGCGATGCCACAAATGCATATCCACTGCATGGAGAAATATATACTGGCCAAGCAGAAACTGGTAGGGAAACGAACCAAGGCGAACGAGTGGTGAAGGATTTGTCTGCCAAATACCAAGGAAGTGGCCGAAACATTACAATGGACAATTTGTTTACGACCTTGCCAGTTGCAGAACGGCTTCTCACCTGGAAACTCATGATCGTTGGAACTTTgcgcaaaaacaaatcatatattCCTCAAGAAATGAAGCAGAACAAAAACAGGACAATTGGTTCAAcgacatttggcttcaaaaataatgtgacAATGTGCTCTTATgttcccaaaaaaaataaagcagtaatTTTGCTTTCGACCATGCATAATGATGCTGAAATAGCTGACAGTGGGAAAcctgaaataattgaatattataatcGTACCAAAGGTGGTGTTGATCGAATGGACCAAATGTTTGCGGAATATCCAACACAAAGACAAACAAAACGATGGCCActagcgatgttcttcaacatgttGGACATAACAGCTCTTGCAGCCTACATTGTCTACGATTTGAATAACCCTTTGTTGCCTTGGAGAACAAACAATAAGCGTAAGCAGATCCTGCGCAGCTTGGCTGAAGCATTGTGTGTGCCCATTATTGAAGCCAGAGCCATAAATCGTCAAGTGACGCGAAATTTGTCGACTAAAATTGCTATTGAAGCATATTTCAACCGACCGGTGGAATCAATGGTGTCAACAGCAGCATCAACATCTGCCGCAGCGCGCACGCCAAAACCTGTGTACGGATCTTGCTATTTGTTACGCACAAGAGGAAAAACGCCGTAG